The sequence below is a genomic window from Bradyrhizobium septentrionale.
CGCATCACCGACCTGATCACCTCCAGCCAGCTGTTCACCGACCTGCATCAGGGCCCGCTCGACATCGAGACCGACCGCATCATGATGTGCGGCAGCCCGGGCATGCTGGAAGAGCTGAAGCAGCTGTTCGAGACCCGCGGCTTCAAGGAAGGCAGCGGCAATACCCCCGGTCACTTCGTGATCGAGAAGGCGTTCGTCGAGCGCTAAGGCCGTCGAGCGTTAAGATTGTCGTCCTGGCGAATGCCAGGACCCATTACCACCGCAACTGATTTGACGAAGGCTGGGGCCCCATCGGGCTCCAGCCTTTTGCATTTGTGGTTATGGGTCCTGGCTTTCGCTAGGACGACACTGGTGTGAGTAGCATCGCTCATTCTCGCGCTGCTATAACGCCCCCAACGCCGCGCAGCCGTTTCCCGAACGCGGCGAGTGAGGGAGCTGCACCTTGTCCATCACCGATCCGGATGCCCCGAAGACCGCCTTTGTGTTTGCCGGCGGCGGCAGCTTTGGCGCGGTCCAGGTCGGCATGCTGCAGGCGCTGGCTGCCCACGGTGTGGCCGCCGACATGGTGGTCGGCTCCAGCGTCGGCGCGCTGAACGGTGCGTTCTACGCCGGCGACCCGACGGTCGCGGGCGTCGCGCGGCTCGCCGAGATCTGGCGCGGCCTGAACCGGAACGACGTGTTTCCGGTGACCTGGCGGACGCTGGTGGGTTTCCTGTGGCGGCGCGACTTCCTGATCCCGCATGACGGCGTTCGCAAGCTGATCGACGACTACATCCCGTTCCGCAATCTTCAGGACGCGCGGATTCCGATCCACATCGTCACCACCGACATCATCAGTGGCGACAGCGTGGTGCTGTCGGAAGGCTCGACGGCGGAGGCGATCGTGGCATCGACCGCGATCCCCGGTGCGTTCACGCCGGTGCATTACCGCGATCGTTTCCTGGCCGATGGGGCGATCTCCAGCAACACGCCGGTCCGCGTCGCCGTGAAGCATGGGGCGAAGCGCCTGATCGTGCTGCCGACCGGGCATGCCTGCGCCAACCAGGCGCCGCCGGTCGGCGCGCTCGCCAATGCGCTGCATGCGCTGACGCTCCTGATCGCGCGGCAGCTTGTCAACGAGCTCGAGAACATCGGCCCCGATGTCGAGTATTTCGTCGTGCCGCCGCTCTGCCCGCTGGTCGGCTCGCCCTACGATTTCTCCCGGACCTCGGATCATATCGCACGCGCCCTCGACACCACCAACGCCTGGCTGGAGAGCGATGGCCTGAAGGCGGGCCATATCCCGCACGAGCTACAGCCGCACGACCATTAGGCGAACGGCGCATTCTCCTCTTCACCTCTCCCGCTTGCGGGGGAGGTCGCATT
It includes:
- a CDS encoding patatin-like phospholipase family protein encodes the protein MSITDPDAPKTAFVFAGGGSFGAVQVGMLQALAAHGVAADMVVGSSVGALNGAFYAGDPTVAGVARLAEIWRGLNRNDVFPVTWRTLVGFLWRRDFLIPHDGVRKLIDDYIPFRNLQDARIPIHIVTTDIISGDSVVLSEGSTAEAIVASTAIPGAFTPVHYRDRFLADGAISSNTPVRVAVKHGAKRLIVLPTGHACANQAPPVGALANALHALTLLIARQLVNELENIGPDVEYFVVPPLCPLVGSPYDFSRTSDHIARALDTTNAWLESDGLKAGHIPHELQPHDH